In one Monomorium pharaonis isolate MP-MQ-018 unplaced genomic scaffold, ASM1337386v2 scaffold_40, whole genome shotgun sequence genomic region, the following are encoded:
- the LOC118648366 gene encoding uncharacterized protein LOC118648366, with protein sequence MPLMRDNEMLVQPLEPQQVAVASTMAGQSVPLIHGAEVNRVGMRMPEFTPNDPELWFSILDRSFHAAGITTDATKFGYALTALGPTYMAEVRDVIMNPPGEGAYDTLKRELTKRLSLSQEHKTRRLLEHEEIGDRKPSQFLRHLRSLAGAAVGDSVLRTVWLSRLPSYLQPHLVARATDTLDQLADIADAIAGAVRAPALQIAEAATPSVTRVIETDGAAAFQAKINLQLTQMRLSLQQEMTEQIAALRRSIEAIGQPERGRGEFRGRQRSRSRSRGRGHASNNLCWYHWRFGPDARRCDPPCAESSARGNAPAPGAVPVSTSS encoded by the coding sequence ATGCCTTTGATGCGCGACAACGAAATGTTGGTCCAGCCGCTCGAGCCACAGCAGGTAGCGGTAGCATCGACCATGGCCGGTCAGTCGGTGCCTTTAATTCACGGAGCGGAGGTGAACAGAGTCGGGATGCGAATGCCGGAGTTCACTCCAAACGACCCTGAACTCTGGTTCAGCATATTAGACCGGAGCTTCCATGCTGCCGGAATAACCACTGACGCGACGAAGTTCGGTTATGCGCTTACCGCATTAGGACCAACTTATATGGCTGAGGTACGCGACGTAATAATGAACCCGCCCGGGGAAGGCGCGTACGACACTTTGAAGCGCGAATTGACCAAGCGTTTAAGCCTGTCACAAGAACACAAGACACGCAGGCTGTTGGAGCACGAGGAGATCGGTGACCGTAAACCGTCGCAATTTTTACGGCACCTCCGAAGTCTCGCGGGAGCCGCGGTCGGGGACAGCGTGCTGCGAACCGTATGGCTTAGCCGATTGCCTTCGTATTTGCAGCCACATTTGGTGGCAAGAGCGACCGACACCCTGGACCAGCTCGCGGACATCGCGGATGCGATTGCGGGAGCGGTCCGCGCCCCGGCCCTCCAGATAGCGGAGGCTGCAACGCCGTCGGTGACGCGTGTGATTGAGACGGATGGCGCGGCCGCGTTTCAGGCAAAGATCAACCTCCAACTAACACAGATGAGGTTGTCGCTGCAGCAAGAGATGACGGAACAGATAGCGGCCCTTCGGAGGTCCATCGAGGCTATCGGGCAGCCGGAGCGAGGCCGTGGCGAGTTTCGGGGACGGCAGCGTTCGCGGTCGCGTTCGCGAGGTCGAGGTCATGCCAGCAATAATCTGTGTTGGTACCATTGGAGATTCGGGCCGGATGCTAGACGTTGTGATCCGCCGTGCGCTGAGTCGTCGGCACGGGGAAACGCTCCGGCTCCCGGGGCAGTTCCTGTGTCAACGAGCAGCTGA